In Capricornis sumatraensis isolate serow.1 chromosome 2, serow.2, whole genome shotgun sequence, the DNA window CTAGTGGACACAGCTGCTCATTTTTCCAGGGGTAGAGCGAGTGCTTTCGCTCCTTGGGTCCTCACAGTAAACCTGTGACCTTGTGGCCCCATTTTCCAGAGTCATTAACCTCCCGGCCACCAGCATGAGGTAAATGACCAAGTGCAGGCGGGCACCAGGGCTTAGGCTCCAAGTCCAGCGTCCTTTCTGGTGCCCTCCCCGCGGGTGCCCCTCTGGCCCTGAGCCCTGACCTCGCTTTGTAGAAAGTGACCCGCTCGGCGGTGCTGAAGCGGCATGGGGTACAAGAGTGCATTCTGCTAGTGACTCAGCGCATCACCAAGTACCCGGTGCTCATCAACCGCATCCTGCAGCATTCCCACGGTGAGAGGGCGAgtccaggagggaggaggagggagagggctgTCAGGGGTGAGGCGTGGCCCTGGACAACCACCCGGAGGAAGAGGGTCACATATGGAACCCTGGGCAGCCTCTGAAGGCGGCATTGAGATCAGTGGGATGGGGACTGGCGTGAAGCTGGCTGGGCCACCCCTTCCTCACGCCGACCTCGGTgtcagggatggaggaggagcGCCAGGACCTGACCACGGCCCTGGGGCTGGTGAAGGAGCTGCTGTCCAACGTGGACCAGGATGTGCACGAGCTGGAGAAAGGGGCCCGCCTGCAGGAGATCTACAACCGCATGGACCCCCGGGCCCAGGCCCCGGTTCCTGGCAAGGGCCCCTTTGGCCGAGAGGAGCTCCTGCGGCGCAAGCTCATCCACGATGGCTGCCTGCTCTGGAAGACGGCGACTGGGCGCTTCAAAGGTCAGTGGACAGCTTGGCAGACCAGGCAAGAGTCCATGGCCAGAGGGAGAAGCCTCCAAGCTCATAGGACCTCTTTTAATGTAGCCCTGGTGAGACCCAGTGGGAGGAAAATATGTGAGCTCTGTTGTAACAAAAGTCAGAATTCTGGATTTAATTTCATGGGCGATACAAGGACTTCGTTGTCAGGATCTGTTCATTCCTTTGGTCTTTGCGTGCCCAGAAAGCTACCGATTTtgatgagaaaaacagaaattccAGGATTAGAGGACTAGCCCCAGGTAGTTGGTTCTACCAGCTGGAGTCCCAGCCACTAGGGCTGGGGAATGGGCAGGCACTTTGGGAACACAGCTGAGGAAGGCCCTTGGAGGGGGTGGAGCCCAGGGAAGGGCGGGCCaagtggagaagagaaaagactgCAGGGAAGGTGTGTTCAGGGCGGGGCGCACTGTCCCAGCCTCTCTTCCCAGACTGTACTGGGCAAGGCTTGCCTACCTAAATCAGAAGAGTCGCAGACCTCAGCTTTAGGTGTGAGGGATGCTACCTGAGGCCAGAGCTTGCCTGCACCTCTGTCCCGTGTCGTGAAGTCCCCACTCCATAGGCTTGAGTATTGCAGGCTTTGCCAGCCACTTTCCTCcatccctttctctccttcccatccCTCCCACGCAGCAGCTAAGAATATAAACCATGGGGGGGTTAAAAATAGCAAGGCTGAAGAGCTTTATTTCTGAAGCCTTTAGCAGAAGCCCTCCCCTTCTGTGTGCCCACAACTTAGAAAGATCTCCAAGGGCAGAGGATGCATGTGTGTTTTCCTGACTGTGACATCTGACTTTCATGGGTTGACCTTTGTCTCCCCCAAGTCTTAAAGCACAGGACCCTGTAGAATGTGAGGGCCTTGAAGGTGgggcagaaaaggaaaatgaaagcaggGCCTGCTGTTGTTGAAGGAGATTGGGATTGTTCAACGGTGGGAGAAATGAATAAGGAACCTAACTGTTCCCCTCCCCATGGAGCACAAAATAAGAAGTGGGGAATATGCTGGCGTGGGGGGAATCTTAGACCAAATATCCAAAAAGATCTCATGTCAGTTGTTCAACATGGAACTGAAAGGCTCTGGGAGTCGTTTTACCCTCACAAGAATTCTGGACCCTTTCACACAGAAAAACACACGTGTGATAGATTAATATGTAAAAATTGCTTATGGAACTTTAGAGGATCTACAGAGCCTCTGAAGCCTGATAGCAGACAACCTAGGTGTCGGCAGATCACAGGCTAAGGAGCATTCATTGGATAAAGAGGCTTTTATTCAAGGCCACTGGGTGATGGCTTTATAGGCATCTCTAGCCCAAGAAACTGTTTTGTCTGATGGCACATgtgtcccccccgcccccccaccgtTTCTGAGCTGTAGGaatggggagaggtgggaggtCTGCAAAGGGGGAGGAAACAACCAGAGGGAGAGAGGTCGGGGAAAGGGAAACAGCTGCTCGCATCCTCTAACGCTgactctcctcctgcctccatcccCCTGCCAGATGTGCTCATGCTGCTGATGACAGATGTGCTGGTGTTTCTCCAAGAGAAGGACCAGAAGTACATCTTTCCTGCCCTGGTGAGACCTTCCACCTTCTTTCTCAGCATAGACAAGTGTTTCAGACCCTTCTTACTTTCCTACCCCGGCCAGGAAATCCTCCAACATCAAATAGCTATTATTGTAACCACTGCCGTAATATAATCAGGAAAAATAAGAAGAGCCAACGCATATAAATATGATCAGAAGGAATAAGAAGAGCCAACGCATATTGTTACTATCTGCAGCCACTTTTTTTACACGTGTTAGGAAGGCACATGATTATCCTCTTTCCGTAGATGAGAAAAGTAAAGCGTAAAGTTAATTAAATTGTCAAAGGTCACAGACGTTTCTAAGTCCTCTCTGGCTGGCACCAGAGTCTGAGCTCTTAACTTATATTCTCGGCTGACTCTTCAATCCTTTGGATACTCCAGGAGGACTGAAGACTCAAATATCCAGGGGTCAGGATTCCCAGCTTTAATCCTTCCTGTGCCCCAATTGGCAGGACAAGCCCTCGGTGGTGTCACTGCAGAATCTCATCGTGCGGGACATCGCTAACCAGGAGAAAGGGATGTTTCTGATCAGTGCGGCACCCCCTGAGATGTACGAGGTCCACACGGCATCCCGGGATGACCGGAGCACCTGGATCCGTGTCATTCAGCAGAGTGTgcgagtgtgagtgtgtgcatggaCTTGTCGTTCCTGCAGTTTGGGGCGCTGGACCACAGCACTCCCAGGGAACAGAACCCAGGGTTCAGAAGTGGAAGGAGAGGCCAGGAGAGAGACAAGATGGCCCAAGGCAGGCAAGGTCATCTATGTTCTCTTGCCCGGTAAAGTTGCATTTTATACAGTGACAACCCCAACCGCCTTCTGAATGCACCATGAGCTGACAAGCCAAAGGAATACTTTAAGTTGGCACGTGCTGGCATGCCTGCCAGTCAGCAGTACAGTTTCACCTCCATTAACATCTTAGTCTGTAGGCAGTGGGCCATTATTTGGATTGTATTGTCTTTTaccttcattttctaaaaatgaatgaaaaagagaataatgaaaaaaaaagaaaaaaaggataatgAAAGCATTGATACTAGCGATCAGAGGGGCAAGACTGAAACAAACTCCATCCGATAGAGGCTACAAAGAAATCATTTTGTGTGCAAATCTCTGGCTTCTGTTGGACACACATCAGATCTGAGTATGTGTTTGTTGTGATCAAAGAAAGTaaagaggcttccttggtggctcagacgaagAGCTGCCTTCAATGCAGACAAAAATTCAAGTGCATGTAAAATGTCGAAAATggattctcaggcttccctggcggctcagtgacaaagaatccttccgccagtgcaggagacacaggttcaatccctgatccgggaagatcccacatgcctcgcagcAGCTGACCCCGTGccccacgactactgagcctgtgctctagagtctagGAACTGCAGCTGCTGAGTCCAcgggctgcagctactgaagcccgagcgccCTAGGGCCCATCCTCCACAGCAGCAAAAGCCACCACGGTGAGGAGCCTGTACACCGTGACTAGCaaatagcccccacttgccacaccTAGAGAAAAGGCCTGTGCAGccgctaagacccagcacagccaaaaataaataaacaaaactttaaaaaagaaaagaaagtgcatTCTCAAGGATAATGcctgaaaaataaactcaattaggatgtttatgatttttttttatacttttcaggGAATGGATTCTTCTctactttataatatataaacctatatatattttctcacttCTGCAATTTAGACTTTTGAACAAATTTTTCAGAAATTTGTGCAAAAATATGAAATTACCTGTTCTGGTAAAACAAGACCAAAGTTCCTATCCCATTGACAGACGATCTATAGCGGCCTCTTTattaataatgttaatatttGTAGTCGTGAAACCATGATTCATGATAATTGTTTTATTGAGCTTATCCCACGTTCAAAGCACtagtatattatttcatttaatcctcatacaaaaaaaaacaaactgtgagGAAGATATCATCCCTGTTTCTCATATGAAGAAATAGAGAGGTTACCACCTGGTAAACTGCAGAGCCAGAATCTGAGCCCAGTGTGCTTGACACCAAAACCTGCAGTTGTCCTTCCGCACTACGCTGCCTCTCTGGGTGACTTGCGGAGAGGCACTGGCAAGTAGACGCAGATTGTCAGCGCCAGGAAAAGGATGAAGCCAGGGCGCGGAGCTGACGAGTCTTATCGGGGAAGTATAGAGCATGTTtgggaaggagggaaggcagaTTCCTGGTGTGTAACCTAGCTTCCTTCCCCGAACCCCACCCAACCTGTGATCCCTCCAGATGCCCATCCAGGGAGGACTTCCCCCTGAttgagacagaggatgaggcttACCTCCGGCGTATCAAGAGTAAGTccaggggagtttgggggagaatggatgcatgtatacgtatggctgagtcccttagctGTCTATCTGAAACCATCACAGAACTGTTAATCGGCTAAATTCCAATACCAAATAAAAAGTttgataaaaaaaattacatgacgttttcaaaaaacaaacagaaaacagtaaGTCTACCCACAGAGCttgtttaaataatttatcaGTATGATATATCCACACAGGGGAATACTATCTTAAAATGAGGTAGCTGTATGAGGGCTGATGTAGACCCACAACCAGAACATTTAGTTAAGTGAGAAGAGCAAGGTTTAAAACACTGTGAAGTATATGCTGTCACCAGCGTTGGGGATAGATATGTGCCATGCATTTTGTGTATACGTGTGGAGTGTCTCTAGGAGGATATTATTACTGTGGTTCCTCTGGGAAGGGAAACTAGGAATAACAGGATTAAGATACTGAGTTTTTTTTGCCATAGATCCGTATGTTAACTGGGGGTGTGATCTAACTGCTAtacaaaaaaatcaacagaaaccATTTGGTCACATGAGGTAGATTATTTCTCTCCACTTACCAGTCCAGAAGCGAGAAGTGCAGGGTGGTAGTGCAGCTGTGCCCTCTTTGTCATGAAGATTCCCCGCCTCTATGGCCGCATCACTCCTCCAGCTTCCGCTCTCACATCTGCATCCCAGCTAGCAAGGAGGGTTCGAGGACGAGGAGAGTTTATACTCATTTCTTTTAAGGCCAGATCAGGAAGACATTCCCATCTACTGGTCAGAATTTAGTCCTGTGGCAATGCCTAACTGCAAGGCAGGTTGGGAAATGGCGTGTAACTGGGCAGCCACACGCCCAGAGGAAACTTGCACTCCTTCTGTAATGAAAACATGGGGAGATGAAAGCTGGTGGACAGCCTGCAGGCCCTGCTACATGCTTTCGTTTTGAAGACAACACTGCATGTGTTACTCATTCCCCCCAAAAAAGTTCTCTTCTTTTGCATAAatgccaaaaaaacccaaaatgcaGTCCTGCCGCCCTGTCCATACCTGGCTCCTCATCCCTGGGGCTGCCCCTCCACTCCCAGTGGCTCTTCCAGGTGCTCACCTGTCTCTCATCCACAGTGGAGCTGCAGCAGAAAGACCGGGCCCTGGTGGAGCTGCTGCAGGAGAAGGTTGGGCTATTTGCCGAGATGACCCACTTCCAGGTGGAAGAGGATGGCGGCAGCGGGGTGCCCCAGCCCACCCTGCCCAGGGGCCTCTTCCGCTCTGAGTCCCTTGAGTCCCCTCGTGGCGAGCGGCTACTGCAGGACGCCATCCGTGAGGGTGAGGGAGCTTCTGGGGAAGAATCTGGACTCACCTCTTCGCCATCACACAATAGGGACACATGGCTAGACAAGGGGAATGTCCATCCCATAGTCTGGAACTCCCCCAAGTGCCTGTTGGGTGCTGGATGCCAGGAATGGCGGGGGAAGATGGCCCTTGCTACTGTTTGCCACCTCTCATCCTGCGCACCCCTGGGCACTTTAACGATCTTTTCCTCGTACGTGGTGTTGGCACTGAGACCCCATTAGCTGTGCAGGGGGCATTTCCCTAGACGCCTGCATGTCCTGTGAACTGAGTGAACAGCAGCCCCTCCCACCCACTGCAGAATTCCATCCCTTCTGTCCTCACCTCTTCTTTCCGCACAGTGGAGGGCCTGAAAGACCTGCTGGTAGGGCCTGGAGTGGAGCTGCTCTTGACACCCCGGGAACCGTCCTTGCCCGTGGAGCCAGATAGCGGTGGTAACACAAGTCCTGGAGTCACTGCCAGTGAGTGCCCGGGTAGGGGACCACGGCAGGTGGGAGGAGTTAAAGAGAATGAGGTGGTACCAAGGTCTGAGTGGTGTCAGGGTGCTGGGGCAGCGAGGTCGCTGCATCATTTTCCCCTTCTCAACAGATGGTGAGGCCAGAACCTTCAATGGATCCATTGAGCTCTGCAGAGCCGACTCAGACTCCAGCCAGAAGGTGGGTTTCAGGAGGTGTCAGGACTTAGCTAGAGGGTGGGAAATGGACTGCTGGCCTATAGACCCTTGACACAGAGCTATCAGGGACAGGCACCAGGGACTCGTGTGTCTGCTGATGCCCCATCCTTGCCCGTTTCTGCAGGATCGAAATGGAAATCAGCTGAGATCTCCCCAGGAGGTGAGATGGGCTTGCGATGGTATGGGAGACTGAAAGAGGGGTTACTCTCAGCTGAGAAACTGGAGCCCAGTTTGGAGTGGGGGGTGCTGTATATACCTCAAAATACCTGCAGTCTTATTGTCCCCACACCCACACTTATTCAACTTCTGGTCAGTTCTCCCATCCTGAAGCTTGGACTCTGTTCCCCAACCCCTCCTCTGTCCTCAGGAAGCGTTGCAGCGATTGGTCAATCTCTATGGACTCCTGCATGGCCTACAGGTCAGTGAGGGTAGGGGCTCCAGTGAGAATGGGAGGGACTGGGCCAGAGCTGCCCACTTAGCTAGAGCAGAACCATCCTAACAGGCCTGTCTAAGCCTTCCTCTGATTCAAGCTCTATGGGACTCAAAAGCTGGGCCCTGGGGAGTGAGGGATAGAAGAAATGGGATTCTGATACATCCCTTCATCTCCATTCCACCCGCAGGCGGCTGTGGCCCAGCAGGACACTTTGATGGAAGCCCGGTTCCCTGAGGGCCCCGAGCGGCGGGAAAAGCTGACCAGAGCCAATTCCCGGGATGGGGAGGCTGGCAGAGCTGGGGGCGTCCCTGTGGCTCCTGAAAAGCAGGCTACGGAACTGGCGTTGCTGCAGCGGCAACACGCGCTCTTGCAGGAGGAGCTGCGGCGCTGCCGACGGCTCGGCGAGGAGCGCGCGACTGAGGCCGGCAGCTTGGAAGCCCGGCTCCGGGAGAGCGAGCAGGCCCGCGCCCTGCTGGAGCGGGAGGCCGAGGAGGCTCGCAGGCAGCTGGCCGCCTTGGGCCACACGGAACCCCCACTCGTGGCTGAGGCCCCCTGGGCCCGCCGGCCTCTGGATCCGCGGCGTCGGAGCCTCCCTGCTGGTGATGCCCTGTACTTGAGTTTCACACCCCCACAGGTAAGGACTCTTGAAGTAGTGAACTAACCTGGGGTGGACATCAGGGTCCAGGAGAGAATCTGAGAGGAACTGGAGGCCAAATGAAATCAGGCATTAAACTTGAGAAGGATATTAGGATACTAATGGGAGGGCTGAACAATTTCGATGGGTGCAGAAAGAAATCAGTCAGTGGTAGAGTCAAGTCTTCACACTGCTCATTCCTGGACCTCCTGCTTTTTCTGCCTGCTGTCCATAGCCCAGCAGGGGCCACGACCGCCTGGATTTGCCTGTGACTATTCGCTCCGTCCATCGACCCTTTGAGGATCGAGAGAGGCAGGAGCTGGGCAGCCCCGACGAGCGGCTGCAAGATAGCAGTGACCCTGACACCGGCAGCGAGGAGGAGGGCGGCAGCCGTCTGTCTCCACCCCATAGTCCACGAGGTGAGGTCCTGGCAGAGACGCGGCGTAGAAACGGGGTGTAACCTGGGTACAGACCTTTGGGCTGTAGCTTCCAAGTGGAGCCTGCATTGGAAAGCACAGGAATGTTTAACCAACCACTGAGCTCCACAGTCACTCTTGGGACGGGCCTAGAGTGCTTCCTGGTTTGCCTCCTGGTAAACAGGTAGTGGATCTCTCAGAAGCAGAAAATGTAGGGGCCTCTGCTCCAGTAGGTCCATGATTCCAAACCttttcaagcagaaatagattttcagAGTGAAAAAATGTCAAAGACCTCCAAGTTCTTATAGCTGGCTCAGGAAATACAAAATAACCCGAAGCTACTGTGACTTCGTATAATActcatcttaaaatattttgtatcttaTTAACCATATTGTATCTCCATGTAGTTAACAAGCTACCTAGGTATGGATCCATTATTCTGTGGATAGCTTTCCCATCACCCGGGGATTACAGACCTCTGCCAtccctccctggagaatcccagggacggcggagcctggtgggctgctgtctatggggtcacacagagtcggacacgactgaagtgacttagcagcggcggcagcagcagcagccatccctCCCAGCTCTCTGAGCTGCTCAGCCCACAGACAGGGAGGCATCCGTGTAGGGGTTTGGCTGATCACAGGAGCCTCTGTTCACTCACTGACTttgccccttcctcctccagatTTCACCCGAATGCAGGACATCCCGGAAGAGACTGAGAGCCGAGATGGGGAGCCTTTAGCTTCCGAGAGCTAAGGGGGCCCCTCCCCCCACTCGGTGTCCCCTGAAGAACATTGCTGAGGGAGGCAAACCTTGGGGACTCCAATCTGCCAATGACAAGGGAACATTTGAAAGAACTGCTTACTGTCCTTGCCATCTCTTGGTATTCTTGGATACCTGGGGGCCATTTAGGAAGCTGGGGGAATTAAGCCACAGTGCCCCCTGCTGGCATCCAGAAGCTACACTGCAGATGCCAATTTTTCATGCCTTCTTCCCTCTACTTtaggaaaatttatttatttattgtttattagttacggagggagaggggagatttAGAGGACCAGGGACATGGGAACCAAGCCATAGGGAACAGGGGGCCTTGTCCTTTAACACTACTGGGGTTTATTCAGGCTTAACCATGCAGCTGCTGGGTTCTAGCCCTGACACCCCTCCTGAGCAACACCCATCTTTGAGGAGAGGCTGCAGCCGTAAGCCCCTACTGCCCCTTCAGGAAGGGCTGTGGTCAGGGCCATGTCCCTCTCACCTTCCCCTCAACCTCTGACTGCTGTTCCCCCTTCTCTCTGTCTTCTGTGGAAACCCCAGGAACTTAACCTGGCTTCCTAGAGTTGATGGAATAGAGGCTGAGGTGGCCACAATGGTTTGTTGGGGGATGAGGGGGAAAACTCACAGGGACcagaatgtttttttttgttgttgttgttgttttcttttttttgtaccAAAGCCAACTGCacgtgttttatatttttaagagaagATTGTAGGCAATTAGAAATTGCAGCCTTCTATCTCTAAATCTCTGAAGAACTTGAGGGATGGGGGGAGCATTGACTTCTCCACTCATCCGTAGTAATGGGGGCCCCATTCTGACCTCTTCCCCAGTCATTTGGAAAAACAGTTCTAGGGTGAGTTGGGAAATCTCTCCAAGCCCTGACCTCACCCCCACCTCAGCAACCATGACCTGAAACCTCAGTGTGAATTTGGGGGATTTTTCAGTGGATCGCCCCTTGCTCAGTGGCCACCAGCCCCGGCCAGTTTTCTGccaatttgattattttaaaaaaaggaaaaaaatagaaagtcgggggtgggggggataaaACAGGGAAAATTAAAGTCCTGGAACCCCAGGAAGTGCTGTCTGTTAATATCCACGAGTTCTGAGGATGCTGGTGATGAGGACAGCCAGGGAGGGCCCTGTGTTCCTCTGAAAGGAGCCTCTTCCTCTCCCAGGAGGGGCGACTGCCTCCCTGAAGACACAGGGCACTAACAGAAGAAACTGGTGCCAACCTGTTTTTGTTGTCATCTGTGATACTCACAAATACAAGGATAAAAATGAAGGGGCACTTAGGTTCCAGTGGCTGTTGGGGGGGTTCCAATATTAAAAAACCTGTTTCCATCTCACTGGCATGCCGTGCTCAGAATTACATCAGCCtcttgcccccttccctccctttctgcACAGCTGCAGTTCTTCGCATGTCCCCTCAGATTCAGCCCTCACTCTGCCCTTGTTCTTCGCAGTGTCAGAATCCTGGGGTAACCTCTTTAAGACAGTTCCCCTCTCCCCTCATGGGAGCTGCTCATTTGCTCTTTGCATTTGGAGAGGCAGTGAGAGATTAGGTAGGTTTCGGTTCTtatttttggttaattttttgCTTCCTGTTTCTGGTTAATAGCCTGCTCTGgggctgtgggggagggaggctaAGAGCGGCCAGCGTTGTCTAAATGCTGGTAGAGCACATAGACTTCTGTTGGAGCCCATGGAGTAAGATGAGAAGAATGGGGCTCGCAACCTCAGCTGGAAAGAGGAATTGAAACCACATGGGGTGTGGGCAGGCTTGGGGGAGCAGCCAGCACCCTCCACTCCTGTAATTCTCATCTATTGGCATCTGGCCTTGACGAGGTGCTTTCTCATCTGTCACAGAGTCTGTGAGGTAACAattgttctcattttatagacaaggaaacctGGCCACAGAGGGTTGCCAGGCCAGCAGAGCAGCCAGGGAAGGGCCAGTCCTAGCTGCAGCCCCCCGCTTCCCCTTCTCGGTTGCTCTGCAGAAACACACCGGCGCGCCAGGTTTCCAACACACTGGCCCATGGCTCAGCAGCTGGGACCCAGCGCCGAAAAGGCAGATCGGGGGACGTTAGCATCCAAAGACCACCAGAAAGGGAATGCAGGCTCCTCCAGTGTTCTCACGGGTCCAGTGAAGGGTGCTGGTCGGCAGGAAACAGGAGCCTGGAGACAGAGCCCAGGGCTTGAGTTGGGAGAAGCCCACAGCTCACAGGACAGCTTTGCTGTCCCTCCTGCTATCCCTGGGCTGAAACCCCCTCATCCTCGATCCCAGAACATGACACGACTTTCTCTGACATGGCACTCACATCTCTCACCATTTCTGTCAGTTTCCCCCTCTCTGTTCCCATTTTGGGAAGCGGTCTTGCTCTCTGTCGgtcctgtgctccagagcccagcctCTTGCCACAGTAGTGCTGCCTTTCCATTGCACTGTCCCCTCCATCTCCCATCCCTAAGGGTGGGTTTGCATGCATTCATTCACCTCTGACTTGGACCTGTTTAAACTTTGTCAATATTTACCTCCGGGTCCCATAAAACCCATAAAGCACTGATGCCCCCAGAGGAGCCAATATCCGGAGCCCCAACAGGGCCACTGGAGGAGCTGCAGGGGGTGGGAAGACGGGCACTTGAGTAGGGGAGGATTTTCCATCCTGAATTGGCTGGGAACAGATCTGGAGTTTTGATACCAGTTTAAACATTATCAGAGAGAGGAAATTAAACATCAAGAGGCTAATTAAATCTCTTTAGCATGGCTTAATATGTTGTGAATTAGGTGACTCTTTAGAGCCTCTTCTGTTCAGCAACTGGATGGAGCTGGTGCAGGGGGGTGCCCCTTCCAGAGGTAGCTCCACGCACTTGGGAGGCGCTGTGCCCAGCTATTGCCCTGGGATCTTGAGTGGCCAGAGTCCTCCTGGGTTAGAAGACCTGTTGGGGCATGGGGTGGGGCAATGGCAGTGGAAAGTCCACTCCATTTTccctctgccacctccctcctTTCCAAGGGCTGCCCCCAACCTTGAACATCCCTTCTGATGGCTGACTGTTGTCTTTGCTGCAAATCTATGGATATATGGATATAGAAACCAAAGGGGAACCCCTCCCTTTAGTGCACACCTTTAATAGGGGCCACCCCCTCACTCATTTCCTTTTGTGACTTTAATTTCACTCCAGAACTtgtaaaaattccagaaaagacCTTTATGGTTTCCAGCCCCTGTCTCCCAGTTACCcccatttcctcctttttatcatctctgtttccattttacacGGGGTGTGCGtgcgtgccaagtcgcttcagtcgtgtccaattctttgtgaccctgtggactatagccctccatgctcctctgtccatgggattctccaggcaagaagacgagTGGgtggccttgccctcctccagggaaccttcccaacccagggattgaactcgcatctcttaaatctgctttggcaggcgggttttttaccactagtaccacctggtaACCCCACATGGAGTGTGAGAATAGCTATTCCAGGCACCATTAAATCCTTAACAGCCCAACTTAAGTTGAGAAAACAGGTATAGAGAAGTATTTAACTTACTGAGGTCCCTCAGCTGGTTAGTGTCAGACCTAGGAGGTGAATCCAGGTGTTCTGACACCTGAGTTGATGCTCTGAGCTAAGAACGTGGGACAGGTGGAAGACTAGCACCTCTTTCTGCACTTTCATCCTGGTACCTAGGGGGtgcaatggtgaagaatccgcggttttgatccctggatcggggagatcccctggagaagaacgtggctacccactccagtattattgctgggaaaaatcccatagacagaggagcctggtgggctacagtccatggggtctcagagttggacacaactgagcatgcacacatccgCACCCTCAGCCGCCTCTTCTCCCAACCTCTTTCTGAATCTCACCTCCCTATGCCTCACCCATGATCTTGGCTTGTC includes these proteins:
- the ARHGEF2 gene encoding rho guanine nucleotide exchange factor 2 isoform X2, with the translated sequence MSRIESLTRARIDRSKELASKTREKEKMKEAKDARYTNGHLFTTISVSGMTMCYACNKSITAKEALICPTCNVTIHNRCKDTLANCTKVKQKKAALLKNNTALQSVSLRSKTTTRERPSSAIYPSDIRQSLLGSRRGRSSLSLAKSVSTTNIAGHFNDESPLGLRRILSQSTDSLNMRNRTLSVESLIDEGAEVIYNELMSDFEMDEKDFAADSWSLAVDSSFLQQHKKEVMKQQDVIYELIQTELHHVRTLKIMTRLFRTGMLEELQLEPGVVQGLFPCVDELTDIHTRFLSQLLDRRRHALCPGSTRNFVIHRLGDLLISQFSGPSAEQMRKTYSEFCSRHTKALKLYKELYARDKRFQQFIRKVTRSAVLKRHGVQECILLVTQRITKYPVLINRILQHSHGMEEERQDLTTALGLVKELLSNVDQDVHELEKGARLQEIYNRMDPRAQAPVPGKGPFGREELLRRKLIHDGCLLWKTATGRFKDVLMLLMTDVLVFLQEKDQKYIFPALDKPSVVSLQNLIVRDIANQEKGMFLISAAPPEMYEVHTASRDDRSTWIRVIQQSVRVCPSREDFPLIETEDEAYLRRIKMELQQKDRALVELLQEKVGLFAEMTHFQVEEDGGSGVPQPTLPRGLFRSESLESPRGERLLQDAIREVEGLKDLLVGPGVELLLTPREPSLPVEPDSGGNTSPGVTANGEARTFNGSIELCRADSDSSQKDRNGNQLRSPQEEALQRLVNLYGLLHGLQAAVAQQDTLMEARFPEGPERREKLTRANSRDGEAGRAGGVPVAPEKQATELALLQRQHALLQEELRRCRRLGEERATEAGSLEARLRESEQARALLEREAEEARRQLAALGHTEPPLVAEAPWARRPLDPRRRSLPAGDALYLSFTPPQPSRGHDRLDLPVTIRSVHRPFEDRERQELGSPDERLQDSSDPDTGSEEEGGSRLSPPHSPRDFTRMQDIPEETESRDGEPLASES
- the ARHGEF2 gene encoding rho guanine nucleotide exchange factor 2 isoform X1; translated protein: MSRIESLTRARIDRSKELASKTREKEKMKEAKDARYTNGHLFTTISVSGMTMCYACNKSITAKEALICPTCNVTIHNRCKDTLANCTKVKQKQQKAALLKNNTALQSVSLRSKTTTRERPSSAIYPSDIRQSLLGSRRGRSSLSLAKSVSTTNIAGHFNDESPLGLRRILSQSTDSLNMRNRTLSVESLIDEGAEVIYNELMSDFEMDEKDFAADSWSLAVDSSFLQQHKKEVMKQQDVIYELIQTELHHVRTLKIMTRLFRTGMLEELQLEPGVVQGLFPCVDELTDIHTRFLSQLLDRRRHALCPGSTRNFVIHRLGDLLISQFSGPSAEQMRKTYSEFCSRHTKALKLYKELYARDKRFQQFIRKVTRSAVLKRHGVQECILLVTQRITKYPVLINRILQHSHGMEEERQDLTTALGLVKELLSNVDQDVHELEKGARLQEIYNRMDPRAQAPVPGKGPFGREELLRRKLIHDGCLLWKTATGRFKDVLMLLMTDVLVFLQEKDQKYIFPALDKPSVVSLQNLIVRDIANQEKGMFLISAAPPEMYEVHTASRDDRSTWIRVIQQSVRVCPSREDFPLIETEDEAYLRRIKMELQQKDRALVELLQEKVGLFAEMTHFQVEEDGGSGVPQPTLPRGLFRSESLESPRGERLLQDAIREVEGLKDLLVGPGVELLLTPREPSLPVEPDSGGNTSPGVTANGEARTFNGSIELCRADSDSSQKDRNGNQLRSPQEEALQRLVNLYGLLHGLQAAVAQQDTLMEARFPEGPERREKLTRANSRDGEAGRAGGVPVAPEKQATELALLQRQHALLQEELRRCRRLGEERATEAGSLEARLRESEQARALLEREAEEARRQLAALGHTEPPLVAEAPWARRPLDPRRRSLPAGDALYLSFTPPQPSRGHDRLDLPVTIRSVHRPFEDRERQELGSPDERLQDSSDPDTGSEEEGGSRLSPPHSPRDFTRMQDIPEETESRDGEPLASES